AAGCTTTGCCCATCACCATAGCCAAATTGTGGAATTTATTGTTCTGCCCGCCCACATTGGTATCTCATGCCGGATGCTTTTGTCTTTTTTAGGGCCATGCTCCGTGTGGGAAAATATCTTTGGATACCGGCTGACAGGCAGGTTTTTCGGCCTCACGCGGGCAACTGTTTTTATGGGTGAATAGGCCTGGACCCGGGCGGAATGCGGGGATGAGCGTTCGTCGGATTCCTCTCTTATTATCTAAGGTATCGTTGGATGGAGGGGGGCGGAAACGTAACAGACCCCATTGGTCGTGAGGTGGTGAAATGGAAGTTGCTACTAAGTATTTGCCTCTAGCGTGATATCCTGGCCTGTAAATTAAATTTTCGGGACTTCTAAATTGGGGAAATGCTGATGGGCATTGAACGTTACATTATTTACCTTCTGCTCACCACAGTGCATCTCTCTTCATTGTGACGAAGGTAGTTCAATTCCATATTGCCGAGTCTTGAGATGGGATGAAGTGGTATCCTCAAAAATTTTTGACCCCATTGCGGGTCGTGTCGCTTGAGGCCACTACCGCAGGGCCGTTATGATGCAACCATGAAGGGATTTCTCATTCGATGCGGGATCACGGGGTTTGCGGTATTGTTGGCGAGCCAGATAATCCCTGGCATTGAAATTACAGGGGTTGCGTCGGGGATTGCCGCAGTGGTTATTCTTGCATTCCTCAATTCCATCATCCGCCCAGTGCTTTATCTACTTTCAGCACCATTTATTTTCGTAACACTAGGGCTATTCATGGTTCTCATTAATGGATTCCTGCTCTATCTGGTATCCATTCTGGTGAAAGGATTTATTGTCTCTGGATTTTGGCCAGCGGTGGGTGGTGCGATCATTATTAGTCTGGTGAGTGGATTATTAAATCTCTGGATTTCCGAGCAAGGCCGAATAGAAATTGTCACGCATCCTTCTTCGGGTCGAAAAATTCGCCATATAAATTAACGAGACAACTCCTTGGATATATTATCCTAATCTTAAGGAGGGGTTCAGGGATTTTTTAGAGACTGGGAAAAGCCCTTCGCCCCCTTAACCATCGGCATATCCGACAATTCATTGTGCGCAAATATTCTGAGAGGAAACGCATGCATGTCCAATCGTCTTGAATCCACACTAGCTACCAAGCAACAAAGTACCCTTCAAAAGATTCTGACCTCCGTGGTCAATGAGGTCGGGATGGAAGCGGTCTTGGTCGCGATTATGACTCATGATGGTGGGCCCTTGGTCGAGCAGGTTTCCCGGGGGTTTTCTCCAAGAGAAGTCCGCGCGATTCTTCGTGCACTTTCAATGGAGGATTTGAAAAATCTGGCCGTTCGTAACGGGGTGGGCGGGGAGTTGGAGAGCGTACTCAGAATTCGCATGGTGACTCCTGGGAGCAAGGTTGCCTTGGTCCTTCCCTTAAAGTTTGGCGGCCGAGTGTATGGCACGCTGGTATTGGCCAGGAGAGAAAATTCCGCGCTGACCAAAAGAGAAAAGACGACTCTCTCCACCAATGTCTCGCATATTTCCACAGAATTAAAGAAAGCAGGACTATTTGGTTCCTCACTGATCTTGAGCAAGCCAGTAGTGGGTAATGAACCATTGGCATCGGGTGTGGCTGGAGAAGAGGGGCCTGCGCCCGTGGCCCGAACGTATTCGAATGCGGAAGTTCAAGAGCGGATAGGGAGCATTTTGACGGAAGAAGTCAATGGGGGACTGTCTTTTGATCGTGGCTGGGTCAGCATTTATGACCCTCTTGCCGCGACGCTGGAAGTGTTGGGTGTATTCGGAACCCAGAAAAAGGATGTGAGCCCGGGGCAGCTTCTCTCGCTAGATGATTCGGCTTCCGGATGGTCTGTTCGTCATCGAAAGCCCCGCTGTGACAATAATTTGGCTTCAACCCAAGGGCGTTTTCACGACTATAAACAGCTCTATCGTGATCGGTTCGCGTCGACCATTGTCGTTCCTTTTTACGTCAGGGGACGAGTGGCGGGGACCGTTACGTTAGCGTCAAAAAATCCTAATAATTTCGATCAAATTGGGAGCGAATCGAAAAGCCTAGAGGCCATTACGACCAAATTGGTGGAATTGTTTGAAGACCCATCGTGTCATCTCTCTGTCATGGAGGTTGCCCCGATTCAACCCGAGCAACCTGCTCTCAAAGGGCAGGTGATGACTGCTCAATCGGAGGGAGGGGATGTTCGTAAGGAAGAGCGACGTGCCGCACTGCATGAAGTAAGCTCGTTTCTGGCTACAGAAATCCGTGAACCTATTGGGTTTATCAGGGCTCAGTTAGAAGAAATTACGACGGATGCCGACCTTGATTTCGATTCGCAAACCCGGGTGGAAAATGCCATGCGGGATATGATTCGTATTGAAACGGTCTTAAATGAAATTCTGGACTTTGCCAAACCGTTGGAACTTGATCGAAAAATGTGCCGGGTTCAGGATTTATTGGATAAGGCTTTTTCGTTGGTGTCGACGGACATTCGCGTAAATCGGATTGAGGTCCTCAAAAAAGTACCGGCTCGGTTGGCCCAAGTCCGGTGGGATGAATTGAAAATGCAGCATGTATTCCTGTGTATTTTCAAAAATGCCATTGAAGCCATGTCTCCAGGAGGGCATTTACGGGTGGAAGTCATGCTCACTAGAGCCCGAAAACCGGAACTTCAGATAATTATTGCCAATGATGGAGTGCCCATACCGGCCGAATTTGTGGATAAGGTATTTGAACCCTATTTCACCACAAAACGATCAGGGACGGGATTGGGTTTGGCGACCGTGAAAAAAGTCGTTGAGGAGCATCAGGGTCAGATCAGTATCGCTAGCGAGCCAGATAAGGGAACGACCGTCACTATTCTCATGCCAGCCCCACGACCAAGAACGCCATATCGGCCACGCCGTCCAGCTTGATGGAACCAAAGCAAGTACCTGAGGCGGTGCCATTTCAAAATTTTCCCTATTTTGGTTGGGTAAGCTTGACACTACCGGTCAATCTGAATAAGATCGCCTTTTCTATTTGAATAAATTGGGCTATGTACATATCCAGACCATTTTCTATTGTTAACCAGTCATAACCAACAAAGGAGCGGTCTTATGAAAGGGATTGGAATTTTTCTTGGAACGGTGGGTGCCAGCACCTTCGCGCTATCAATGGCCTTTGCCAATCCAGGGTTGTTACCAGCTCACCCGGGGTATCCGGCTGCTGGGAAGTCTCCAGTGACCGGTCAAGCTACAGCTAATGATCCTGGCCAAACAAATGCAGGAGGAGAAAAGAGCCTGTTGTCTTCTCAAGAATTTGGCAGCAAAGCTGCTAAGAATGATGTTAGTGATCCTAATCGTGGCCGGATCATAAATTCTGGTGGTGCTGGTCGGTTGCCTGAAGTCGAAGGCCCGCTCAACAAAACCAACCCGAATCCGGCAGGGGCCAAATCGACTGTTATTAAGTAATTTACTTTTTGCAGGTTGAATACTCAGGAGAAGGGTGCCAGCAATGGCACCCTTTTTTTGTGTGAGATATTTTCTCCACATCATGTTTCATGATCTGCTCCTACCTCGTTCTATGCCTTTTTTCACTTACGCAACCAACAAATTTTGCCTGGACTTGTCTTGAACCGGATTGATACGGAGCTTGGGAAGGCTTTAAAAGCCAGAATTCGAACACAAGGGCCAATGACCTTCAGGGATTTTATGGCGGCGGCCTTATATGACGAAACTATGGGGTTTTATGCAAAGGCACCCAAAATTGGAAGTCATGATGGGCCGTTTGACACCAATGCAAGATTCCCGGCTTTTGGATATGCCATTGCCAAAGCCATCACGTATGCCGAGAAGGCGTTGGGATTTCACCTGCGGGTCTTGGAATTAGGTGGAGGAACAGGCCAGTTGGGTAACAATATTATTTCTTGTCTTGAAAACGCTCATGAATATCTAGTTCTAGACCCAAGCCCCGGGTTGCGAGAGAAGCAAAAACAAAGAGGATTGCATGCGATCAACAATATCGACTGTTTAGCCCCAGGACCGACATTTGTGTTCGGGAACGAAGTGCTTGATGCCTTACCCGTTCATCGAGTAATGGGAATGGGCCATGAGGAAGTATTGGAGTTGTATGTGGATCTGGACGAGGAGGGAGAGTTTTGTGAGCAACCGGGTGCTCTATCAACGAGGGAACTAGCCGACCGGTTGAGTGATGATGGGGTGAAGCTTGGGCGAGGGCAAGTCGCAGAAATTTGTTTGGAATTGAAACCATTCCTCAAAAGCATATGGAGAGTTGTGGATCCAGGGTATGTAATTTTTATCGATTATGGGGATCGCGCCTCAAATTTATATTCACATCGGCATAGAAATGGGACTCTTCGTTCCTACTATCACCAGCAACAAGTGTATGACCCGTTTTTCGCTGTGGGCCAACAAGACTTGACGGCAGATGTGGATTATACGGCTGTTTGTTTCATCGCAGAGGAAATTGGTTTTGAGGTAGCAGGGCCTATCCCGCAAGGAACATGGCTGAGAAATGTTGGAATTCTGGATTATAAAGGGCTAACGGGTGTTAGGGAGTCTGATCTAGAAGAGATTGATGTGCTCACTAGGCCGACCGGCTTGGGAAGTACTTTTGACATTCTCATACTCAAAACAAAGGGTCTCACTGATGGGCCAGGTCTACAGCCAGCTTCATAAAGAACCTGTCAAAATATCCACTAGCCTGCCAAATCTCACCATATTTTTCTTTGAACCGATAAAGGCGAAGGGGGCTCCGGTGAGAGGTAAGTCAAAAAAAATAATTTTTTTTAAAGACGAGCATGATGCCTAATTTTTAGTCAATGTTTCCAATGCACACAAAATGTGTGTTTGCTCTTTTTTTTTATCACAAAATATTGTAGACTCCAAAAATTCATTCGATTGTCTAGTGATCTCCTTTCATTTTCCGCAATCATACACACCTAATTAAGTGGTGCTTTTCGAGATCTCACGTGGTGCGTGGCACGCGTGATGCACTGACTCACCTGTTGAGAAGAGTGGGAAGCAGGAGGCTTTCAAAGGAGGGAGAGTTATGAAGTGTGTACGATGTGATGGGCTTATGGTGGTTGATGACTGTCTGGACATCAAGGGCGCGATGGGAGAACTTTGGATCAAAGCGTATCGATGTATTATGTGCGGGAACCTGATGGACCCCGTCATTAATCATCATCGCACTGATGGTCCGGTTCAGGCGCAGGTTATTCCATTTCGGAAGCGGCTACGAAGAGCTCCACGGACTCCTGTTGCTCGATTGACGGCCTAAAAAGGCGGACAGAAAATTTTGAGAGATCCGGTGGGACTTGGGAGGAAAAACTCTCTCAGGTACCGATTGACTCCTGGTGCAGGATAAAGTTCTCTCTGCTCCGCTGTGGCCAGGACCTGGAACCAATAGATTAAATTCCCGGTTCTTCCGGCGTTTCTGAATCGGGTGTGTTTAGATTTAACTTTCTTATTCACATGGCCCTGGTATAGTTCTTTCCTCGAAACTCTTCCAATTTTTCATCTTTGGTTATTCCGGCCTGACTGCTTGAGTTTGCCTGACAATTCTTGTTTTAGTTATTTATTGGGCATGCCCCCCATGGGGATGATCTCCAAGCCGGCATTCAGCTCTGCATACGTGGGCCCACCTTTTCCGGGAGAATCCCCAGTCCGTGAATGCTATTTTTCCCCTCCTGGATAAGAATTGTAAAACATTTCATTCCCAACGTTGATACGCTATATTGTTTAAGAAGTCTAAAAATGACCTGAGTATGCCATGTTATGGCGTATAGTTATAGATTTTAGGAGTGTTTTGGCAGCTTCCCTCCCCTTCCCACCCCCATCATCGATGCCCTGATAGAGGATTCATCTCATTTGTGAATAGTGACCACCTCTTTTTCCTGGGCCTAATGGGAATCCTGTTGGTGCTCTTTATCTGGGAACGATGGCGCTATGATTTGGTCGCCCTCAGTGCCTTGCTTCTTTCAACCGTGTTGGGGTTCGTTCCCTCCGAAGAAGCATTTTTAGGATTTGGTCATCCTGCCGTGGTCACCGTCGCGGCTGTGTTAATTATCAGTCGTGGATTGAGTAACGCGGGGGTCGTGGAAATGCTTACGCGCTATGTCAAGGGCGCAACGTCTCTTTCCCCGTCCCTCCATGTGGCTGTCTTATCTTCTCTCGGTGGATTGATTTCAACCGTCATGAATAATGTGGGAGCCCTGGCGTTACTGATGCCGGTGGCTATTCAATCCTCCGTTGAGGCCAAGCGGTCCCCGGCCGTGGTGTTGATGCCCTTGGCTTTTGGAACGATTTTGGGGGGTATGGTTACTCTTATTGGGACACCTCCTAATATCATTGTGGCCCATTACCGCGCAGAAGTCGCCGGCGAGCCATTCGGGATGTTCGACTTCACTCCCGTAGGAGGAATCATGGCGCTAGTGGGAATTCTCTTTGTGGCGCTAGTGGGTTGGCGTCTCATTCCCATTGCCCGACGGTCTCAAAATGCGCCGCAAGACCTGTTTTCAATACAGGAATATTTAACAGAGGTTGAAGTGCCTGAAAATTCTAAGGCAATAGGCAAATCTCTGTCAGAACTGGAATTGGCCACTGAAGATTCTGACGCCTTAATTATTGG
Above is a window of Candidatus Nitrospira neomarina DNA encoding:
- a CDS encoding phage holin family protein; this encodes MKGFLIRCGITGFAVLLASQIIPGIEITGVASGIAAVVILAFLNSIIRPVLYLLSAPFIFVTLGLFMVLINGFLLYLVSILVKGFIVSGFWPAVGGAIIISLVSGLLNLWISEQGRIEIVTHPSSGRKIRHIN
- a CDS encoding ATP-binding protein, with protein sequence MSNRLESTLATKQQSTLQKILTSVVNEVGMEAVLVAIMTHDGGPLVEQVSRGFSPREVRAILRALSMEDLKNLAVRNGVGGELESVLRIRMVTPGSKVALVLPLKFGGRVYGTLVLARRENSALTKREKTTLSTNVSHISTELKKAGLFGSSLILSKPVVGNEPLASGVAGEEGPAPVARTYSNAEVQERIGSILTEEVNGGLSFDRGWVSIYDPLAATLEVLGVFGTQKKDVSPGQLLSLDDSASGWSVRHRKPRCDNNLASTQGRFHDYKQLYRDRFASTIVVPFYVRGRVAGTVTLASKNPNNFDQIGSESKSLEAITTKLVELFEDPSCHLSVMEVAPIQPEQPALKGQVMTAQSEGGDVRKEERRAALHEVSSFLATEIREPIGFIRAQLEEITTDADLDFDSQTRVENAMRDMIRIETVLNEILDFAKPLELDRKMCRVQDLLDKAFSLVSTDIRVNRIEVLKKVPARLAQVRWDELKMQHVFLCIFKNAIEAMSPGGHLRVEVMLTRARKPELQIIIANDGVPIPAEFVDKVFEPYFTTKRSGTGLGLATVKKVVEEHQGQISIASEPDKGTTVTILMPAPRPRTPYRPRRPA
- a CDS encoding SAM-dependent methyltransferase — translated: MNRIDTELGKALKARIRTQGPMTFRDFMAAALYDETMGFYAKAPKIGSHDGPFDTNARFPAFGYAIAKAITYAEKALGFHLRVLELGGGTGQLGNNIISCLENAHEYLVLDPSPGLREKQKQRGLHAINNIDCLAPGPTFVFGNEVLDALPVHRVMGMGHEEVLELYVDLDEEGEFCEQPGALSTRELADRLSDDGVKLGRGQVAEICLELKPFLKSIWRVVDPGYVIFIDYGDRASNLYSHRHRNGTLRSYYHQQQVYDPFFAVGQQDLTADVDYTAVCFIAEEIGFEVAGPIPQGTWLRNVGILDYKGLTGVRESDLEEIDVLTRPTGLGSTFDILILKTKGLTDGPGLQPAS